The Osmia bicornis bicornis chromosome 9, iOsmBic2.1, whole genome shotgun sequence genome has a segment encoding these proteins:
- the LOC114877477 gene encoding phospholipid phosphatase 5 isoform X2, which produces MVVTRSTDFLSGHWFDILLRIVLVGLFIELEKAEPFTRKIHEDELWLYKNPKTDSYVPTTVLWPLVFIMPAMVILLTFLVYKDKTDSYQAILCITLALGFNGVITDIIKLIVGRPRPDFFWRCFPDGKVNSDFKCNGNPVAIRDGKKSFPSGHSSFAFASFGFIALYVAGKLHTFSLIGKGQSWKLCAFILPIGIALVIALSRTCDYHHHWQGSIIGYFLTYICYRHYYPPLDSQACHKPYSALTLQIQLENTKNRNEQIKWI; this is translated from the exons ATGGTTGTTACACGTAGTACAGATTTTTTGTCAGGACATTGGTTTGACATATTATTAAGAATTGTCTTAGTAGGATTATTCAT CGAACTAGAAAAGGCAGAACCATTCACACGAAAAATTCATGAAGATGAATTATGGTTATATAAAAATCCAAAAACTGATTCATATGTACCAACTACAGTATTATGG cCTTTGGTTTTCATAATGCCAGCTATGGTGATCTTGCTTACTTTTTTAGTTTATAAAGATAAAACTGATAGCTATCAAGCAATATTGTGTATAACTTTAGCATTAGGATTTAATGGTGTTATTACAGACATCATAAAACTTATAGTTG GTCGTCCTAGGCCAGATTTTTTTTGGAGATGTTTTCCTGATGGCAAAGTAAATTCAGATTTTAAATGTAATGGAAATCCAGTTGCTATAAGAGATGGCAAGAAGTCATTTCCAAGTGGACATTCTTCGT ttGCATTTGCAAGTTTCGGTTTTATCGCACTATATGTAGCTGGCAAGTTACATACATTTAGCTTAATAGGCAAAGGACAGTCATGGAAATTgtgtgcatttatattaccaATTGGCATTGCTCTTGTAATTGCATTGAGTAGAACTTGTGATTATCATCATCATTGGCAAG GTTCAATAATAggatattttttaacatataTATGTTATAGACATTATTATCCACCATTAGATTCACAAGCATGTCATAAACCATATTCTGCGCTTACTTTACAAATTCAACTGGAAAATACAAAGAATAGGAATGAACAGATTAAATGGATTTAA
- the LOC114877477 gene encoding phospholipid phosphatase 5 isoform X3 — protein MVVTRSTDFLSGHWFDILLRIVLVGLFIELEKAEPFTRKIHEDELWLYKNPKTDSYVPTTVLWPLVFIMPAMVILLTFLVYKDKTDSYQAILCITLALGFNGVITDIIKLIVGRPRPDFFWRCFPDGKVNSDFKCNGNPVAIRDGKKSFPSGHSSFAFASFGFIALYVAGKLHTFSLIGKGQSWKLCAFILPIGIALVIALSRTCDYHHHWQDIIIHH, from the exons ATGGTTGTTACACGTAGTACAGATTTTTTGTCAGGACATTGGTTTGACATATTATTAAGAATTGTCTTAGTAGGATTATTCAT CGAACTAGAAAAGGCAGAACCATTCACACGAAAAATTCATGAAGATGAATTATGGTTATATAAAAATCCAAAAACTGATTCATATGTACCAACTACAGTATTATGG cCTTTGGTTTTCATAATGCCAGCTATGGTGATCTTGCTTACTTTTTTAGTTTATAAAGATAAAACTGATAGCTATCAAGCAATATTGTGTATAACTTTAGCATTAGGATTTAATGGTGTTATTACAGACATCATAAAACTTATAGTTG GTCGTCCTAGGCCAGATTTTTTTTGGAGATGTTTTCCTGATGGCAAAGTAAATTCAGATTTTAAATGTAATGGAAATCCAGTTGCTATAAGAGATGGCAAGAAGTCATTTCCAAGTGGACATTCTTCGT ttGCATTTGCAAGTTTCGGTTTTATCGCACTATATGTAGCTGGCAAGTTACATACATTTAGCTTAATAGGCAAAGGACAGTCATGGAAATTgtgtgcatttatattaccaATTGGCATTGCTCTTGTAATTGCATTGAGTAGAACTTGTGATTATCATCATCATTGGCAAG ACATTATTATCCACCATTAG
- the LOC114877417 gene encoding beta-TrCP produces the protein MMNMETDEIIEDTNTNLQYPITILYDPTRKKELPSGISTQYGQEREMCMKLFEKWSEPEQVNFVEQLLARMCHYQHGHINAYLKPMLQRDFISLLPKKGLDHVAESILSYLDADSLIAAELVCKEWHRVISEGMLWKKLIERKVRTDSVWRGLAERRGWIQYLFKPRPGESHPNHNFYRSLYPKIVKDIDSIDNNWKMGRFNLQRINCRSENSKGVYCLQYDDQKIVSGLRDNTIKIWDRSTLQCIKVLTGHTGSVLCLQYDDKAIISGSSDSTVRVWDANTGEMVNTLIHHCEAVLHLRFSNGMMVTCSKDRSIAVWDMTSQTEIALRRVLVGHRAAVNVVDFDEKYIVSASGDRTIKVWNTSTCEFVRTLNGHKRGIACLQYRDCLVVSGSSDNTIRLWDIECGACLRVLEGHEELVRCIRFDSKHIVSGAYDGKIKVWDLVAALDPRALANSLCLRTLVEHTGRVFRLQFDEFQIVSSSHDDTILIWDFLNFNPSNGSVSCGPAAINASGVNQSDTRSPSPFE, from the exons ATGATGAACATGGAAACGGACGAGATTATCGAAGACACAAACACGAATCTTCAG TATCCCATAACAATACTTTATGATCCTACCCGCAAGAAAGAACTACCTTCAGGAATATCTACACAGTATGGACAAGAAAGGGAAATGTGTATGaagttatttgaaaaatggagCGAACCAGAACAAGTTAATTTTGTTGAGCAGTTATTAGCAAGAATGTGTCATTACCAGCATGGACACATTAATGCCTATCTAAAGCCTATGTTGCAAAGggattttatttctttattaccAA aAAAGGGATTGGATCATGTGGCAGAAAGTATCCTTTCGTATCTTGATGCAGACTCGTTAATTGCTGCAGAATTAGTATGTAAAGAATGGCATAGAGTAATCAGCGAAGGAATGCtttggaaaaaattaattgaacgtAAAGTTCGGACCGATTCAGTTTGGAGAGGTCTTGCTGAAAGAAGAGGATG GATTCAGTATTTATTTAAACCAAGACCAGGAGAGAGCCATCCAAATCACAATTTTTATAGATCTCTTTACCCTAAAATAGTTAAAGATATCGATAGTATAGATAATAATTGGAAAATGGGAAGATTTAATCTCCAAAGAATAAACTGTAGAAGTGAAAATTCAAAAGGTGTCTACTGTTTGCAATATGACGATCAAAAAATAGTTTCTGGTCTTAGAgataatacaattaaaatttggGACAGAAGTACACTACAATGTATTAAAGTCTTAACAGGACATACTGGTTCTGTCTTATGTTTACAATATGATGATAAAGCAATAATATCTGGTTCCTCTGATAGCACTGTAAGAGTTTGGGATGCTAACACTGGAGAAATGGTTAACACATTGATACATCACTGTGAAGCTGTTTTACATCTTAGATTTAGCAATGGCATGATGGTCACTTGTTCAAAG GATCGTTCAATTGCGGTATGGGACATGACATCGCAAACAGAAATTGCATTAAGAAGAGTATTAGTGGGACATAGGGCAGCAGTGAATGTTGTtgattttgatgaaaaatatatagtttcTGCTAGTGGTGATAGGACTATCAAAGTATGGAATACATCTACTTGCGAATTTGTGCGAACATTAAATGGACATAAACGGGGTATAGCGTGTTTACAATATAGGGACTGCTTAGTAGTTAGTGGTAGCAGTGATAACACAATCAGATTGTGGGATATTGAATGTGGTGCGTGCTTGCGTGTCTTAGAAGGACACGAAGAGTTGGTTAGATGTATTAGATTTGATAGCAAGCACATAGTCAGTGGAGCTTATGATGG AAAAATTAAAGTATGGGATTTAGTAGCAGCATTAGATCCACGTGCTTTAGCTAATTCACTTTGTCTACGTACATTAGTG GAACACACGGGGCGTGTATTTCGTCTTCAGTTTGATGAATTCCAGATAGTATCATCATCGCACGATGATACTATATTAATTTgggattttttaaattttaatccaTCCAATGGATCCGTGTCTTGTGGGCCTGCAGCAATAAATGCATCAGGTGTGAATCAATCTGACACTAGATCTCCATCTC CATTTGAGTGA
- the LOC114877477 gene encoding phospholipid phosphatase 5 isoform X1, translating into MVVTRSTDFLSGHWFDILLRIVLVGLFIELEKAEPFTRKIHEDELWLYKNPKTDSYVPTTVLWPLVFIMPAMVILLTFLVYKDKTDSYQAILCITLALGFNGVITDIIKLIVGRPRPDFFWRCFPDGKVNSDFKCNGNPVAIRDGKKSFPSGHSSFAFASFGFIALYVAGKLHTFSLIGKGQSWKLCAFILPIGIALVIALSRTCDYHHHWQDVVAGSIIGYFLTYICYRHYYPPLDSQACHKPYSALTLQIQLENTKNRNEQIKWI; encoded by the exons ATGGTTGTTACACGTAGTACAGATTTTTTGTCAGGACATTGGTTTGACATATTATTAAGAATTGTCTTAGTAGGATTATTCAT CGAACTAGAAAAGGCAGAACCATTCACACGAAAAATTCATGAAGATGAATTATGGTTATATAAAAATCCAAAAACTGATTCATATGTACCAACTACAGTATTATGG cCTTTGGTTTTCATAATGCCAGCTATGGTGATCTTGCTTACTTTTTTAGTTTATAAAGATAAAACTGATAGCTATCAAGCAATATTGTGTATAACTTTAGCATTAGGATTTAATGGTGTTATTACAGACATCATAAAACTTATAGTTG GTCGTCCTAGGCCAGATTTTTTTTGGAGATGTTTTCCTGATGGCAAAGTAAATTCAGATTTTAAATGTAATGGAAATCCAGTTGCTATAAGAGATGGCAAGAAGTCATTTCCAAGTGGACATTCTTCGT ttGCATTTGCAAGTTTCGGTTTTATCGCACTATATGTAGCTGGCAAGTTACATACATTTAGCTTAATAGGCAAAGGACAGTCATGGAAATTgtgtgcatttatattaccaATTGGCATTGCTCTTGTAATTGCATTGAGTAGAACTTGTGATTATCATCATCATTGGCAAG aTGTGGTTGCAGGTTCAATAATAggatattttttaacatataTATGTTATAGACATTATTATCCACCATTAGATTCACAAGCATGTCATAAACCATATTCTGCGCTTACTTTACAAATTCAACTGGAAAATACAAAGAATAGGAATGAACAGATTAAATGGATTTAA
- the LOC114877471 gene encoding LOW QUALITY PROTEIN: KAT8 regulatory NSL complex subunit 3 (The sequence of the model RefSeq protein was modified relative to this genomic sequence to represent the inferred CDS: inserted 16 bases in 12 codons; deleted 5 bases in 4 codons; substituted 2 bases at 2 genomic stop codons) — protein sequence MLTSSAMPSTSISSSRVPSPISDTFDENPIXINCILHQLAGCYETEDNVLAKDHCYARPWNWKPENVYVKPIKQLFFSKKSSLTEKLIQDEEIIIDEESNESSVLPIDFTRARHQMDELQRLANFARPDENEDWEEQLDKILWTPVQNRIFTKVLKXFNSERLARLAKANGPIEPINRRTSVDTAARRFREALASAGWDWRLAQWLHNLLFDHLPQEYLGIYLDILQTXRLKIPQLIDKMIAVQPNINAKTGSITWETLGSLXKRTWDPVNPILNINRLKKLPGNPILIIVPSGVGSSMSSRXHKWISQLGALGNGLFTVHTHLGLAANXMTMMVCXDQLVQATRTKIQDIRSDCPGXTIILVGFNTGAASCMSAQMEHVTAVISLGFLYYSPKGKRGTPDDTLMIYDVRSCFVIGQNATLVNXDDLEDLREKMWLXTSLVVVGTADDNLRISTAKKISEGITQSMVDRCILDEIGDFVGTILLQPHPLPLRPMSLSNYENKNNRKESRKRRNSTSSSVESEPNSPTIKKSRPTTPISTTVSVGQNTPSTTISRVGTFNTQSNLIAVGGTHTNHTQTVKRKPRVISNQKAHFVEHLITSRLSGQPNSNSDNGGITLNIGSLASLAPIGPIRLAPASTDQTVLNTTKNIPXSSIASTKVSKIVPSNVQLQNVSKXKQLYRQXGFSKVISSNYRHLNIPDQNGDTKLVNVLTTAGNQIRVTTTTTSAIHSKPTIVTSNGNLSNILQNGKNSFTLTNSSSPARVSAASSILLTPNNSMAVNATSSTSTISKVMDDMATTSSSSHVMLSSTQSLDTFKMSQLPRQVTTCNNNNTSHNTSCGNVIMVESSLNTKPACSSVIVPLNSHNSGTILPLSNKIKVTHKSTKSMPKITVNTSNLQRIHKPQTVQKNSLVNDIDDELGNILDIPIIFAKDDDNLNSIEKNPPLSQTTMSLDVYEKNTSKLSSNTKVVLISNKQDKLQQTANXFVTPSTQAIICPNVPVQNLNHVILQTKPQNPTISKTKTTIPIQTRTNQPTVKYTKIILAKRNSQLIHQNDKNEQVIVTKTTDKVNTSKLLNLDKNEHRYTQISSKQLPKNDDNFIDETLEIEDAIKMNIIERKHTPVDLPSQISGNANENLTEIRLNENEENNSQCSDDIMNLQI from the exons ATGCTAACATCATCAGCAATGCCTTCCACGTCGATAAGTAGTTCTAGAGTACCAAGTCCCATCAGTGACACATTTGATGAAAATCCGAT GATTAACTGCATATTGCATCAGCTTGCTGGATGTTATGAAACAGAAGATAATGTACTTGCAAAAGATCATTGTTATGCTCGACCATGGAATTGGAAACCAGAAAATGTTTATGTGAAACcaataaaacaattatttttttcaaagaaatctTCATTAAC AGAAAAACTTATTCAGGatgaagaaattattatagacGAAGAGAGTAACGAATCATCGGTACTGCCGATTGATTTTACAAGAGCTAGACATCAAATGGATGAACTTCAACGGTTAGCAAATTTTGCTCGACCGGATGAGAATGAAGATTGGGAAGAACAacttgataaaattttatggACACCTGTTCAAAATCGAATATTTACTAAAGttctta tatttaattcggAAAGACTTGCGAGATTAGCTAAAGCTAATGGTCCAATAGAACCAATA AACCGGCGAACATCGGTTGATACAGCTGCCAGAAGATTTCGGGAAGCATTGGCATCAGCCGGTTGGGATTGGAGACTTGCACAGTGGCTACATAATCTATTGTTTGATCATCTTCCTCAGGAGTACCTTGGGATTTATCTTGATATATTACAAA TAAGACTGAAAATTCCTCAACTTATTGATAAGATGATTGCTGTACAACCAAATATTAATGCAAAAACAGGTTCTATAACATGGGAAACTCTTGGCTCACT TAAACGAACATGGGATCCGGTTAACCCAATTTTAAACATCAACAGACTT AAAAAATTACCAGGAAATCCAATTTTGATAATAGTTCCTTCTGGAGTTGGATCTAGTATGTCTTCTA CACATAAATGGATTTCACAATTGGGAGCTTTAGGAAATGGGTTGTTTACTGTTCATACTCATTTAGGTTTGGCAGCTA GAATGACCATGATGGTGT ATGATCAACTAGTTCAAGCTACTAGAACTAAAATACAAGATATTAGGAGCGATTGTCCTGG GACCATAATTCTTGTTGGTTTTAATACTGGTGCTGCCTCTTGCATGTCAG CACAAATGGAACATGTAACTGCAGTTATTTCTCTTGGTTTCCTT TACTACAGTCCGAAAGGAAAAAGAGGTACACCTGATGACACATTAATGATATACGATGTCCGGTCATGTTTTGTCATAGGACAAAATGCTACACTTGTGA CCGATGATTTAGAAGATCTTAGAGAAAAAATGTGGTT AACAAGTTTAGTAGTAGTTGGAACTGCTGATGATAATTTAAGAATTTCT ACCGCAAAAAAGATATCAGAAGGTATTACTCAAAGTATGGTAGATAGATGCATCTTGGATGAAATTGGAGATTTTGTAGGCACTATTCTTTTGCAACCACATCCACTACCATTAAGACCGATGTCATTGTCAAATTATGAGAAtaaaaacaatagaaaagaATCACGAAAACGAAGAAATTCTACGAGTAGTTCCGTTGAAAGCGAACCAAATTCACCGACTATAAAAAAGTCTCGACCAACTACGCCTATTTCGACAACAGTATCTGTTGGACAAAATACACCATCTACTACGATTTCTAGAGTAGGAACATTTAATACCCAGTCAAATTTAATTGCAGTAGGTGGAACGCATACAAATCATACCCAGACCGTAAAACGAAAACCCCGAGTTATTAGTAATCAAAAAGCACATTTTGtagaacatttaataacgtctAGGCTTTCTGGACAg ccAAATTCAAATTCTGACAATGGTGGTATAACATTAAACATTGGTTCATTAGCAAGTTTAGCGCCTATTGGTCCAATACGACTAGCTCCAGCATCAACAGATCAAACTGTACTTAATACAACAAAAAATATTC AATCTTCGATTGCATCAACTAAAGTGTCTAAAATTGTACCATCAAATGTACAATTACAAAACGTTTCAAAATGAAAGCAATTGTATCGTCAATAAGGTTTTTCTAAAGTAATATCAAGTAACTATAGGCATCTTAATATTCCTGAC CAAAATGGGGATACAAAACTGGTTAATGTTCTAACAACGGCAGGAAATCAAATTAGGGTCACTACTACAACTACTTCAG CGATACATAGCAAGCCAACAATTGTTACGTCAAATggaaatttatcaaatattctGCAAAATGGCAAAAATTCCTTTACACTTACGAATAGTTCTTCACCTGCACGTGTGTCAGCAGCTTCCAGTATTTTACTCACACCAAATAATTCTATGGCTGTTAATGCAACATCATCTACATCGACGATATCAAAAG TGATGGACGACATGGCAACAACCAGTAGCTCTTCACATGTGATGCTCAGTTCTACTCAGTCATTGGACACGTTCAAGATGTCACAATTACCTCGTCAAGTAACAACCTGTAACAACAACAATACCTCTCATAACACATCATGTGGAAATGTAATTATGGTTGAAAGTTCTCTTAATACTAAACCTGCTTGTTCATCGGTGATAGTTCCATTAAATAGTCACAATTCAGGGACTATTCTGCCACTATCtaacaaaataaaagttaCCCATAAATCTACCAAAAGTATGCCAAAAATTACGGTCAATACATCTAATTTACAAAGAATTCATAAGCCTCAAACAGTACAAAAGAATTCTCTTGTAAATGATATAGATGATGAATTAGGAAACATATTAGATATACCAATAATATTTGCAAAAGATGATGACAATTTAAATTCTATTGAGAAAAATCCTCCTTTATCACAAACAACTATGTCTCTGGAcgtttatgaaaaaaatacatCTAAATTAAGCAGTAATACTAAAGTTGTCCTTATAAGTAACAAACAAGACAAGTTGCAACAAACAGCTA AATTTGTAACACCTTCTACCCAAGCTATTATATGTCCTAATGTTCCTGTACAAAATTTAAACCATGTAATATTACAGACCAAACCTCAGAACCCTACTATATCTAAAACAAAAACTACAATCCCAATACAAACTCGAACCAATCAACCTACTGTCAAGTATACCAAAATAATTCTTGCAAAAAGAAATTCTCAATTAATCCATCagaatgataaaaatgaacaagTTATTGTAACAAAAACAACTGATAAAGTTAACACatctaaattattaaatctTGACAAAAATGAGCATAGATATACACAAATCTCATCAAAACAGTTACCAAAGAATGATGATAATTTTATAGATGAAACATTAGAAATAGAAGATgctataaaaatgaatattatagAACGTAAACATACACCTGTTGATCTACCTTCACAAATTAGTGGTaatgcaaatgaaaatttaactgAAATAAGATTGAacgaaaatgaagaaaataattcacAATGTTCCGATGATATAATGAACTTGCAAATTTAA